Proteins encoded within one genomic window of Bdellovibrionota bacterium:
- a CDS encoding peroxiredoxin, which translates to MPMIGHPAPQFTTPAVVGGGDFKDISLSDFKGQWVVLFFYPLDFTFVCPTEILQFRDALPKFKEKNAIILGASVDSVHSHKRWIKDDLKELGFPLLGDVTKRLSRDYGVLLEDKGIATRGTFIIDPEGIVQYMGIHNLNVGRDANEVLRVVSALQTGELCGAGWKAGDKFVKTN; encoded by the coding sequence ATGCCAATGATCGGTCATCCAGCTCCCCAGTTCACTACTCCAGCAGTAGTTGGCGGCGGAGATTTCAAAGACATCAGCCTTTCAGATTTTAAAGGACAATGGGTGGTTTTATTTTTCTACCCACTAGATTTCACATTTGTTTGTCCAACGGAAATTCTTCAATTCAGAGATGCACTTCCAAAATTCAAAGAAAAAAACGCAATTATCCTGGGCGCATCTGTGGACTCTGTTCACTCGCACAAAAGATGGATCAAAGACGACCTCAAAGAATTGGGCTTCCCATTACTTGGCGACGTTACAAAAAGATTATCTCGTGATTACGGCGTTCTTCTTGAAGACAAAGGTATCGCTACACGCGGCACTTTCATCATCGATCCAGAAGGTATCGTGCAATACATGGGAATTCATAACTTGAACGTTGGTAGAGATGCTAACGAAGTGTTGAGAGTTGTCTCTGCTCTGCAAACGGGTGAGCTGTGCGGCGCTGGCTGGAAAGCTGGAGATAAGTTCGTAAAAACTAACTAA
- a CDS encoding exodeoxyribonuclease III, whose protein sequence is MRIISWNVNGIRAVYKKGFLDFWGNLKPDVLCLQETKCQKDQLTPDQINPLGFDSHWSCAIRKGYSGTATFYKDTVKEMIPGIGLEKFDSEGRVVMTRHEAFTLYNIYFPNGASGIERHNYKMEFLKSLSAHLKPKVAKGEPIIVVGDYNIAPADIDIYDPIKHAKTSGFLPIEKEWFQSFQNMGFIDTFRHFHPTEKDRYSWWNQMERARLGNRGWRIDMICATKNLEKYFKAADIHDEIEGSDHCPVSLDLSL, encoded by the coding sequence GTGAGAATCATATCTTGGAACGTGAATGGAATTAGAGCTGTATATAAAAAGGGATTTTTGGACTTCTGGGGAAATCTGAAGCCTGATGTCTTGTGCCTACAAGAAACTAAATGTCAAAAGGACCAACTCACTCCTGACCAAATCAATCCTCTGGGTTTTGATAGTCACTGGTCGTGCGCAATCAGAAAAGGTTACTCTGGAACGGCCACTTTTTATAAAGACACTGTCAAAGAAATGATTCCTGGAATTGGTTTGGAGAAGTTCGATAGTGAGGGGCGTGTCGTTATGACAAGGCATGAAGCTTTCACCTTATACAATATCTATTTCCCAAATGGTGCTTCTGGTATTGAAAGGCATAATTATAAAATGGAATTTCTCAAATCTCTCAGCGCACACCTAAAGCCAAAAGTTGCTAAAGGCGAGCCGATCATTGTGGTTGGAGACTACAATATCGCACCGGCGGATATTGATATTTATGATCCCATCAAGCACGCCAAAACGAGTGGGTTCCTGCCCATTGAAAAAGAATGGTTTCAGTCGTTTCAGAATATGGGTTTCATCGATACTTTCAGACATTTTCATCCCACAGAGAAAGACCGCTACTCTTGGTGGAATCAGATGGAAAGAGCACGATTGGGGAATCGAGGGTGGAGGATTGATATGATTTGCGCTACCAAGAATCTTGAAAAATATTTCAAGGCGGCGGATATCCACGATGAAATCGAAGGCTCAGATCACTGCCCCGTTTCCTTAGATTTATCACTTTGA
- a CDS encoding TraR/DksA family transcriptional regulator has translation MRMPEKVIKQCKEKLLEAKMDILNRFRDSRSNLISDDRGGDEADQTMRIIAEGEYLTQQERLRDRLAEIEAALARIETGKFGVCEETEEPIEHDRLLAIPWTRLSIEGAEMRESLNKRYAR, from the coding sequence ATGAGAATGCCAGAAAAAGTGATTAAACAATGTAAAGAAAAGCTACTCGAAGCGAAGATGGATATTCTGAATCGTTTCCGTGATAGCCGCAGCAATTTGATTTCTGATGACCGCGGGGGCGACGAAGCAGATCAAACTATGAGAATCATTGCGGAAGGTGAATATCTAACTCAACAAGAACGTCTAAGAGACAGACTTGCTGAGATCGAAGCCGCTCTAGCACGCATCGAAACAGGGAAGTTTGGTGTTTGCGAAGAAACAGAAGAGCCAATTGAGCATGATCGTTTACTAGCGATACCTTGGACAAGGTTGTCTATTGAAGGTGCTGAAATGCGCGAATCTCTAAATAAGAGATACGCAAGATAA